The following coding sequences are from one Streptomyces venezuelae window:
- a CDS encoding TDT family transporter, with amino-acid sequence MVTTTHSAASAGTSPTATATRALAVRHLGPNWYASVMGTAVIANAGATLPYRFAGLRTGCTIVWALSFLMLAVLLTARAAHWIHHRDQARAHLLDPAVAPFYGCLSMALLAVGGGTLTVGEDWIGTQAAVAVDTVLFTAGTLIGLAAAVAIPYLMVVRHRIAADQASPVWLLPVVAPMVSAAVGPLLVPHLPAGQAQQTMLYACFAMFGLSLLATLVMLPVIFARLVTAGPLPLALTPTLFLVLGPLGQSTTAANKFADFAPHVVTAPLDRGFLVFAVLYGVPVMGFALMWLALAGAMVVRAGRRGMGFAMTWWAFTFPVGTCVTGAEGLGKHTGLAVYDWLATALFVFLVAAAAVALTHTLRGVVSGRLLAAPR; translated from the coding sequence ATGGTCACCACCACACACTCCGCCGCCTCCGCGGGCACCTCCCCCACGGCCACCGCCACCCGCGCCCTCGCGGTCCGCCACCTCGGACCGAACTGGTACGCCTCCGTCATGGGCACCGCCGTCATCGCCAACGCGGGCGCGACGCTGCCGTATCGGTTCGCGGGGCTGCGCACGGGCTGCACGATCGTGTGGGCGCTGTCCTTCCTGATGCTCGCCGTCCTGCTCACCGCCCGCGCCGCGCACTGGATCCACCACCGCGACCAGGCCCGCGCCCACCTCCTGGACCCCGCCGTCGCCCCCTTCTACGGCTGCCTGTCGATGGCACTGCTCGCGGTCGGCGGCGGCACCCTGACCGTCGGCGAGGACTGGATCGGCACGCAGGCGGCGGTCGCGGTCGACACGGTGCTCTTCACCGCGGGCACGCTCATCGGTCTCGCCGCCGCCGTCGCCATCCCCTACCTGATGGTGGTCCGCCACCGCATAGCCGCCGACCAGGCCTCCCCCGTGTGGCTGCTGCCCGTCGTGGCCCCCATGGTGTCGGCGGCCGTCGGCCCGCTGCTCGTCCCGCACCTGCCCGCGGGCCAGGCACAGCAGACGATGCTCTATGCCTGTTTCGCGATGTTCGGCCTGAGCCTGCTCGCCACCCTGGTGATGCTGCCGGTGATCTTCGCCCGCCTGGTGACCGCGGGCCCGCTGCCCCTCGCTCTCACTCCCACCCTGTTCCTGGTCCTCGGCCCGCTGGGCCAGTCGACGACCGCCGCCAACAAGTTCGCCGACTTCGCCCCGCACGTCGTGACCGCCCCCCTCGACCGCGGCTTCCTCGTCTTCGCCGTCCTCTACGGCGTGCCCGTCATGGGCTTCGCCCTGATGTGGCTCGCGCTGGCCGGCGCGATGGTGGTGCGCGCCGGACGGCGCGGCATGGGGTTCGCGATGACCTGGTGGGCGTTCACGTTCCCCGTCGGCACCTGCGTGACCGGCGCGGAGGGCCTCGGCAAGCACACGGGCCTCGCGGTCTACGACTGGCTCGCGACCGCCCTGTTCGTGTTCCTCGTGGCCGCCGCGGCGGTGGCCCTGACCCACACCCTGAGGGGCGTCGTCAGCGGACGGCTGCTCGCAGCGCCCCGCTGA
- a CDS encoding helical backbone metal receptor: MRVVSLVPSLTEAVAVTVPDVLVGATDWCTHPAGLDVTRVGGTKNPDVPRIAALAPDLVVANEEENRAPDLAALRAAGIEVLVTEIRTLDQAFRELARVLAACGAGRPQWLDEAEAAWREVPRPAARLRAAVPIWRRPWMVLGRDTFAGDVLARLGVGNAYADHAERYPRIPVEELTSADLDLVVLPDEPYRFTHEDGPEAFPDTPVALVGGRHLTWYGPSLVEAPTVLSGALRAAVR; this comes from the coding sequence CTGCGGGTCGTCTCGCTGGTGCCCTCGCTGACCGAGGCGGTCGCCGTCACCGTGCCGGACGTGCTGGTCGGCGCGACCGACTGGTGCACTCACCCGGCCGGCCTCGACGTCACCCGGGTGGGCGGCACGAAGAACCCCGACGTGCCGCGCATCGCCGCGCTCGCGCCCGACCTCGTCGTCGCCAACGAGGAGGAGAACCGCGCCCCCGACCTGGCGGCGCTCCGCGCGGCGGGCATCGAGGTCCTCGTGACCGAGATCCGCACCCTGGACCAGGCCTTCCGTGAGCTGGCGCGGGTCCTCGCGGCGTGCGGGGCGGGGCGCCCGCAGTGGCTGGACGAGGCGGAGGCGGCGTGGCGGGAGGTCCCGCGCCCGGCCGCGCGGCTGCGGGCGGCCGTGCCCATCTGGCGCCGGCCGTGGATGGTCCTGGGCCGTGACACGTTCGCGGGGGACGTCCTCGCGCGCCTCGGCGTCGGCAACGCGTACGCGGACCACGCCGAGCGGTACCCGCGCATACCGGTCGAGGAGCTGACGTCGGCGGATCTCGACCTGGTGGTCCTGCCGGACGAGCCGTACCGCTTCACGCACGAGGACGGCCCCGAGGCGTTCCCGGACACACCGGTCGCGCTGGTCGGGGGCCGCCATCTGACCTGGTACGGGCCGTCCTTGGTGGAGGCGCCGACGGTGCTCAGCGGGGCGCTGCGAGCAGCCGTCCGCTGA
- a CDS encoding helix-turn-helix domain-containing protein: protein MDEHKETLRVGSAVRRRRRQLELTLAVVAERSGLSVPFLSQIENERARPSMRSLQRVADAMCTTDVELLAAADPARTVEVVRAADDTDLDGSTPDARVRELTRGHHQLHALEFIGDHDEGREFQHRNDELMYIVEGAVEMEAEGRAYRLGRGDTLFLTGGVRHRWRATVPDTRVLVVAVGDHIEAVDDKGR from the coding sequence ATGGACGAGCACAAGGAGACGCTCCGGGTGGGCTCCGCCGTGCGGCGGCGCCGTCGGCAGCTTGAGCTCACCCTCGCGGTCGTCGCCGAGCGCAGTGGCCTCTCCGTGCCCTTCCTCAGCCAGATCGAGAACGAGCGGGCCCGGCCCAGCATGCGCTCGCTGCAGCGCGTCGCCGACGCCATGTGCACCACCGACGTGGAGCTCCTCGCCGCCGCCGACCCGGCCCGCACCGTCGAGGTGGTGCGCGCCGCCGACGACACGGACCTGGACGGCTCCACGCCCGACGCGCGCGTCCGCGAGCTGACCCGCGGCCACCACCAGTTGCACGCCCTGGAATTCATCGGCGACCACGACGAGGGCCGCGAGTTCCAGCACCGCAACGACGAGCTGATGTACATCGTCGAGGGCGCCGTGGAGATGGAGGCCGAGGGCCGGGCCTACCGCCTCGGGCGCGGTGACACGCTGTTCCTCACGGGCGGGGTGCGGCATCGCTGGCGGGCCACCGTGCCGGACACGCGGGTCCTGGTGGTCGCCGTGGGGGACCACATCGAGGCCGTGGACGACAAGGGGCGCTGA
- a CDS encoding ABC transporter permease/substrate binding protein produces MPRIPFGDWVNDSVEWLRTHMDWLFSFIKTIFQNMWDGVFDVLSGPEPLLMAGILAVIAFWLRGLLGGVLAFAGFAFIVSLELWDNAMMTLSLVLVSTFVALVIAVPVGIWAARSKTVSGIVRPVLDFMQTLPAMIYLIPALLFFRMGAPAGIVATIVFALAPGVRMTELGIRQVDKELVEAADAFGTTPRNTLFRVQLPLALPTIMAGVNQVIMLGLSMAALTGMVGTPGLGADVNAAIGQLDVGLGAEAGVSIVILAIYLDRVTSGLGGQVSPLGRRALAKLRAAQGLNIWNYRPRPVVAMVGVVVLALVAGGMSIFGGTKSEPVADSENVGQGKEVNIGYINWDEGIASTFLWKEILEQRGFKVNASLLDAGPLYTSLAQGDVDFQTDAWLPTTHATYMKKYGDKLEDLGAWYDQTSLELTVPAYMKDVNTLADLKGKGGTFDGKITGIEPSAGEMQLLKSKVLKEYGLDKEYKVVDGSTTAMLSELKAAYAKKEPIVVPLWSPHWAYNDFDLKKLKDPKGAWGKGDGVHALARKGFSKENPQVAKWLKNFSMDEKQLTSLEAEINKAGKGKQQDAVRAWLKKNPKVVDKLAPLPKNSGGEEKKRPLKAAYFAWDENIAVTNLWKRVLEKRGYKMELTPADVGPAYTGLAQGDLDLNLDAWLPTAQKTYWDKNKANLKDLGSWYSPTSLEVAVPSYVKDVKSLEDLKGKGDKFKGKIIGIEPGTGVMQALKDKVLPGYGLEDEYEIAAGSTPAMLSELKTAYAKKEPIAVLLWSPHWAYSEYDLTKLKDPKGGFGKGNTIRSLSSKDFPNQYPQLTKWLKNFRMSEKELASLENEINKAGKNNEPEAVDAWLKKNPGFEEKMTAVK; encoded by the coding sequence GTGCCTAGGATTCCTTTCGGCGACTGGGTCAATGACTCGGTCGAGTGGCTGAGAACCCACATGGACTGGCTGTTCTCGTTCATCAAGACGATCTTCCAGAACATGTGGGACGGCGTCTTCGACGTCCTCTCGGGACCCGAGCCGCTGCTGATGGCGGGCATCCTCGCCGTCATCGCGTTCTGGCTGCGCGGCCTGCTCGGCGGCGTCCTCGCCTTCGCCGGCTTCGCCTTCATCGTGTCCCTGGAGCTGTGGGACAACGCGATGATGACGTTGTCCCTGGTGCTCGTCTCGACCTTCGTGGCGCTGGTCATCGCCGTGCCCGTGGGCATCTGGGCGGCCCGCTCCAAGACGGTCAGCGGCATCGTCCGCCCGGTCCTCGACTTCATGCAGACGCTGCCCGCGATGATCTACCTCATCCCGGCGCTGCTGTTCTTCCGCATGGGCGCCCCCGCGGGCATCGTCGCCACGATCGTCTTCGCGCTCGCCCCCGGCGTGCGCATGACCGAGCTCGGCATCCGGCAGGTCGACAAGGAGCTGGTCGAGGCCGCCGACGCGTTCGGCACCACGCCCCGCAACACTCTGTTCCGCGTCCAGCTGCCGCTCGCCCTCCCGACGATCATGGCCGGTGTCAACCAGGTCATCATGCTCGGCCTCTCCATGGCGGCGCTGACCGGCATGGTCGGCACCCCGGGTCTCGGCGCGGACGTCAACGCGGCCATCGGCCAGCTCGACGTCGGTCTCGGCGCGGAGGCGGGCGTCTCCATCGTCATCCTCGCCATCTACCTGGACCGCGTCACCAGCGGCCTGGGCGGGCAGGTATCGCCGCTCGGCCGCCGTGCGCTCGCCAAGCTGCGGGCCGCGCAGGGCCTGAACATCTGGAACTACCGCCCCCGGCCCGTCGTCGCGATGGTCGGCGTCGTCGTCCTCGCACTCGTCGCGGGTGGCATGAGCATCTTCGGCGGCACCAAGTCCGAGCCCGTGGCCGACAGCGAGAACGTCGGACAGGGCAAGGAAGTCAACATCGGCTACATCAACTGGGACGAGGGCATCGCCTCCACCTTCCTCTGGAAGGAGATCCTGGAGCAGCGCGGCTTCAAGGTGAACGCCAGCCTCCTCGACGCGGGCCCGCTCTACACCTCGCTCGCCCAGGGCGACGTCGACTTCCAGACCGACGCGTGGCTGCCGACGACGCACGCCACGTACATGAAGAAGTACGGCGACAAGCTGGAGGACCTCGGCGCCTGGTACGACCAGACGTCCCTGGAGCTGACCGTCCCCGCGTACATGAAGGACGTGAACACCCTCGCCGACCTCAAGGGCAAGGGCGGCACGTTCGACGGGAAGATCACCGGCATCGAGCCGAGCGCCGGTGAGATGCAGCTCCTGAAGAGCAAGGTCCTCAAGGAGTACGGCCTCGACAAGGAGTACAAGGTCGTCGACGGCTCCACCACCGCGATGCTGTCCGAGCTGAAGGCGGCGTACGCGAAGAAGGAGCCGATCGTCGTCCCGCTCTGGTCGCCGCACTGGGCGTACAACGACTTCGACCTGAAGAAGCTCAAGGACCCGAAGGGTGCCTGGGGCAAGGGCGACGGTGTGCACGCGCTGGCGCGCAAGGGCTTCTCGAAGGAGAACCCGCAGGTCGCCAAGTGGCTCAAGAACTTCTCGATGGACGAGAAGCAGCTCACCAGCCTTGAGGCGGAGATCAACAAGGCGGGCAAGGGCAAGCAGCAGGACGCCGTCCGCGCCTGGCTGAAGAAGAACCCGAAGGTCGTCGACAAGCTCGCCCCGCTGCCGAAGAACTCCGGCGGCGAGGAGAAGAAGCGTCCGCTGAAGGCCGCGTACTTCGCCTGGGACGAGAACATCGCCGTCACCAACCTGTGGAAGCGCGTCCTGGAGAAGCGCGGCTACAAGATGGAGCTGACGCCGGCCGACGTGGGCCCCGCCTACACCGGTCTCGCGCAGGGTGACCTCGACCTCAACCTGGACGCCTGGCTGCCGACCGCGCAGAAGACGTACTGGGACAAGAACAAGGCCAACCTGAAGGACCTCGGTTCCTGGTACAGCCCGACCTCGCTCGAGGTCGCCGTCCCGTCGTACGTCAAGGACGTGAAGTCCCTGGAGGACCTCAAGGGCAAGGGCGACAAGTTCAAGGGCAAGATCATCGGCATCGAGCCGGGCACCGGCGTGATGCAGGCCCTCAAGGACAAGGTCCTGCCGGGTTACGGCCTGGAGGACGAGTACGAGATCGCCGCGGGCTCGACCCCCGCGATGCTCTCCGAGCTGAAGACCGCGTACGCGAAGAAGGAGCCGATCGCGGTTCTGCTCTGGTCGCCGCACTGGGCCTACAGCGAGTACGACCTGACCAAGCTGAAGGACCCCAAGGGTGGCTTCGGCAAGGGCAACACGATCCGGTCGCTCTCCAGCAAGGACTTCCCGAACCAGTACCCGCAGCTCACGAAGTGGCTCAAGAACTTCAGGATGAGCGAGAAGGAACTGGCGAGCCTGGAGAACGAGATCAACAAGGCGGGCAAGAACAACGAGCCCGAGGCCGTCGACGCCTGGCTGAAGAAGAACCCGGGCTTCGAGGAGAAGATGACGGCGGTCAAGTAG
- a CDS encoding glycine betaine/L-proline ABC transporter ATP-binding protein, with product MSRLQAEHLYKVFGRRPDDAVEKLRHGADREELRANGTTAAVIDASFEVEPGQIFVVMGLSGSGKSTLLRMLNGLSEPTAGHVRFDGQDLTELSAREMREVRSKKISMVFQHFALFPHRSVLENAGYGLEVQGVPRAEREKRATEALELAGLKGWEKSWPDELSGGMQQRVGLARALATDADLLLMDESFSALDPLIRRDMQDQLLVLQKRLKKTIVFITHDLNEAMRLGDQIAVMRDGRIVQIGNAEDILVTPANDYVAAFTQDVDRSRVLTAGAIMADPDKDFVRADAPATVPEDTPIIELFTPCSTSETPVAVTDADGELVGVVPRARLLAVLGEPMKEPEDATAASIPAQDKGDALKKGDAQDKGGKSAGKVSSGA from the coding sequence GTGTCCAGGCTGCAGGCCGAGCACTTGTACAAGGTGTTCGGCAGACGACCCGATGACGCGGTGGAGAAACTCCGCCACGGAGCCGACCGAGAGGAGCTGCGCGCCAACGGCACCACCGCTGCCGTCATCGACGCGTCCTTCGAGGTCGAGCCGGGCCAGATCTTCGTCGTCATGGGTCTCTCCGGATCCGGCAAGTCCACGTTGCTGCGCATGCTCAACGGACTGTCGGAGCCGACGGCCGGTCATGTCCGCTTCGACGGTCAGGATCTGACCGAGCTGAGCGCCCGCGAGATGCGGGAGGTGCGTTCCAAGAAGATCAGCATGGTCTTCCAGCACTTCGCGCTCTTCCCGCACCGCAGTGTCCTGGAGAACGCCGGCTACGGCCTGGAGGTGCAGGGCGTGCCCCGCGCCGAGCGCGAGAAGCGCGCGACCGAGGCGCTGGAGCTCGCGGGCCTCAAGGGCTGGGAGAAGTCCTGGCCCGACGAGCTGTCCGGCGGCATGCAGCAGCGTGTGGGCCTCGCCCGCGCGCTCGCCACCGACGCCGACCTGCTCCTCATGGACGAGTCGTTCAGCGCGCTCGACCCGCTGATCCGCCGTGACATGCAGGACCAGCTCCTCGTGCTCCAGAAGCGGCTGAAGAAGACCATCGTCTTCATCACCCACGACCTCAACGAGGCCATGCGCCTGGGCGACCAGATCGCCGTCATGCGCGACGGCCGCATCGTCCAGATCGGCAACGCCGAGGACATCCTGGTCACCCCGGCCAACGACTACGTCGCCGCGTTCACGCAGGACGTCGACCGCTCCCGCGTGCTGACGGCGGGCGCGATCATGGCCGACCCCGACAAGGACTTCGTACGGGCCGACGCGCCCGCGACGGTCCCCGAGGACACTCCGATCATCGAGCTGTTCACGCCGTGCTCCACCAGCGAGACGCCGGTCGCCGTGACCGACGCCGACGGCGAGCTCGTCGGTGTCGTGCCGCGGGCCCGGCTGCTCGCCGTGCTCGGCGAGCCGATGAAGGAACCGGAGGACGCGACGGCGGCTTCCATACCGGCCCAGGACAAGGGTGACGCCCTGAAGAAGGGCGACGCCCAGGACAAGGGCGGCAAGAGCGCGGGCAAGGTGAGCAGCGGTGCCTAG
- a CDS encoding 5'-3' exonuclease, which yields MLLDTASLYFRAYFGVPESVKAPDGTPVNAVRGLLDFITRLVQDHRPDDLVACMDADWRPHWRVELIPSYKAHRVAEEVESGTDAEEIPDTLSPQVPVIEEVLDALGIARVGVAAYEADDVIGTFTARATGPVDIVTGDRDLYQLVDDKRGVRVLYPLKGVGTLQTTDEAWLREKYGVDGPGYVDLALLRGDPSDGLPGVPGIGEKTAAKLLDAYGDLAGIMAAVDDPKSKLTPSQRRRLDESRAYVAVAPKVVRVADDVPLPEVDTTLPHTPRDPAALDDLAARWNLGGALQRLLSTLTP from the coding sequence ATGCTTCTCGACACGGCCTCCCTCTACTTCAGGGCGTACTTCGGCGTCCCGGAGTCCGTGAAGGCCCCGGACGGCACTCCGGTCAACGCCGTGCGCGGGCTGCTCGACTTCATCACGCGCCTCGTCCAGGACCACCGGCCGGACGACCTCGTCGCCTGCATGGACGCGGACTGGCGCCCGCACTGGCGCGTCGAGCTCATCCCCTCCTACAAGGCGCACCGCGTCGCCGAGGAGGTCGAGAGCGGCACGGACGCCGAGGAGATCCCGGACACCCTCTCGCCGCAGGTACCGGTCATCGAGGAGGTCCTCGACGCGCTCGGCATCGCACGCGTGGGCGTGGCGGCGTACGAGGCGGACGACGTGATCGGCACGTTCACGGCGCGCGCCACCGGCCCGGTCGACATCGTCACCGGCGACCGCGACCTGTACCAGCTGGTCGACGACAAGCGCGGCGTCCGCGTCCTCTATCCCCTCAAGGGTGTCGGCACGCTCCAGACGACGGACGAGGCGTGGCTCCGGGAGAAGTACGGCGTGGACGGGCCGGGCTACGTCGATCTGGCGCTGCTGCGCGGTGACCCCAGCGACGGCCTGCCGGGCGTCCCGGGCATCGGCGAGAAGACGGCTGCCAAGCTCCTGGACGCCTACGGCGACCTCGCCGGAATCATGGCGGCGGTCGACGACCCGAAGTCGAAGCTCACTCCGTCGCAGCGCAGGCGGCTCGACGAGTCGCGCGCGTACGTGGCGGTCGCGCCGAAGGTCGTACGCGTGGCGGACGACGTCCCCCTGCCGGAAGTGGACACCACCCTTCCGCACACCCCCCGTGACCCGGCCGCCCTGGACGACCTCGCGGCCCGCTGGAACCTGGGCGGCGCACTGCAGCGACTGCTCTCCACCCTCACCCCCTGA
- a CDS encoding siderophore-interacting protein, which yields MAERPARKAPKAHVAQVVRTERLTPHMQRVVLGGEGLAEFTAGDCTDHYVKLLFDAEGVTYPEPFDMQRIREEFPRDQWPVTRTYTVRSWDPATRELALDFVIHGDEGLAGPWARDVRPGATVRFLGPGGAYAPDVDADWHLLAGDESALPAIAAAAEALPEGAAARIFIEVEGPEEEQKIATAADITWLHRGGRPVGELLIEAVRSLEFPPGTLQAFVHGEAGFVKELRRYLRMEREIPREQLSISGYWRLGHNEDGWQASKREWNAQVEAEQEKAA from the coding sequence ATGGCAGAACGTCCGGCACGCAAAGCACCGAAGGCCCATGTCGCGCAGGTCGTCCGCACGGAGCGGCTGACCCCGCACATGCAGCGGGTGGTCCTCGGCGGCGAGGGCCTCGCCGAGTTCACGGCCGGCGACTGCACCGACCACTACGTGAAGCTGCTCTTCGACGCGGAGGGCGTCACCTATCCCGAGCCCTTCGACATGCAGCGGATCCGCGAGGAGTTCCCCCGCGACCAGTGGCCGGTCACCCGCACGTACACGGTGCGCTCATGGGACCCCGCGACCCGCGAGCTCGCCCTGGACTTCGTGATCCACGGCGACGAGGGCCTCGCAGGGCCGTGGGCCCGCGACGTCCGGCCGGGCGCCACGGTGCGCTTCCTCGGGCCGGGCGGCGCGTACGCCCCGGACGTGGACGCCGACTGGCACCTGCTCGCCGGCGACGAGAGCGCGCTGCCCGCGATCGCCGCGGCGGCGGAGGCCCTGCCCGAAGGCGCGGCGGCCCGCATCTTCATCGAGGTCGAGGGCCCGGAGGAAGAGCAGAAGATCGCCACGGCCGCGGACATCACCTGGCTGCACCGCGGCGGCCGCCCGGTCGGCGAACTCCTCATCGAGGCCGTCCGCTCCCTGGAGTTCCCCCCGGGCACCCTCCAGGCCTTCGTCCACGGCGAGGCGGGCTTCGTGAAGGAACTCCGCCGCTACCTCCGCATGGAACGCGAGATCCCCCGCGAGCAGCTCTCCATCTCCGGCTACTGGCGCCTCGGCCACAACGAGGACGGCTGGCAGGCGTCGAAGCGGGAGTGGAACGCGCAGGTGGAGGCGGAGCAGGAGAAGGCGGCCTGA
- a CDS encoding GNAT family N-acetyltransferase, whose protein sequence is MPFKISDIVAAGTLARRAQPTLPAPGGLVLRPWSTSDVPAVYEAFQDPVIQRWHARVADSESEVRGWIEGWRKAWADERDAYWAIADAGTDEVVGRVALRCIVLADGQAEVAYWTMPSARGRRIAPRAVEALSTWAFDEVGLHRLELTHSTANEASCRVALKTGFAVEGTKRSALLHEDGWHDMHLHARIRGEGKGGVA, encoded by the coding sequence ATGCCTTTCAAGATCTCCGACATCGTCGCGGCCGGCACCCTGGCCCGCCGCGCGCAGCCGACGCTGCCCGCCCCCGGCGGCCTGGTTCTGCGCCCCTGGTCGACCTCCGACGTGCCCGCGGTGTACGAGGCGTTCCAGGACCCCGTTATACAGCGCTGGCACGCGCGCGTGGCCGACTCGGAGAGCGAGGTGCGCGGCTGGATAGAGGGCTGGCGCAAGGCGTGGGCGGACGAGCGCGACGCGTACTGGGCGATCGCGGACGCCGGGACCGACGAGGTGGTGGGCCGGGTCGCGCTGCGCTGCATCGTCCTCGCGGACGGCCAGGCGGAGGTCGCGTACTGGACGATGCCGTCGGCCCGCGGCCGCCGCATCGCCCCCCGAGCCGTCGAGGCGCTCTCGACGTGGGCGTTCGACGAGGTGGGCCTGCACCGTCTGGAACTGACCCACTCCACGGCGAACGAGGCGTCGTGCCGCGTGGCCCTGAAGACGGGGTTCGCGGTGGAGGGCACGAAGCGGAGCGCGCTGCTGCACGAGGACGGGTGGCATGACATGCATCTGCATGCGCGGATCAGGGGGGAGGGGAAGGGCGGGGTGGCATAG
- a CDS encoding RluA family pseudouridine synthase, producing the protein MRRKRRLPPAPLPQRDGIDPVRVALPADGAWPTVRAYLVERLPVGSGVVDAMVRDGRFVGADGGPVTPDTPYLPGASVWFHRDLPAEVPVPFALDVVHRDEHIVVVDKPHFLATMPRGSHVTQTALARLRTDLGIPTLGAAHRLDRLTAGLLLFTVRPEERGAYQTLFRDRRVRKEYEAVAPYDPDVALPRTVRSHIVKEPGIIAAYEVGGAEPNSESRIELVEHRAGLGRYRLTPHTGRTHQLRVHMNALGLPILGDPLYPVVAGPVPPGDFRRPLQLLARVLEFTDPVTGAAHRFTSGRTLEAWEAYDTWARQ; encoded by the coding sequence ATGAGACGTAAGCGCCGCCTGCCGCCCGCCCCGCTCCCCCAGCGCGACGGCATCGACCCCGTCCGGGTCGCCCTGCCGGCCGACGGGGCGTGGCCGACCGTGCGCGCCTACCTGGTGGAGCGGCTCCCGGTCGGGTCCGGCGTCGTCGACGCCATGGTGCGGGACGGCCGGTTCGTCGGCGCGGACGGGGGACCGGTCACCCCCGACACCCCCTACCTGCCGGGCGCCTCCGTCTGGTTCCACCGGGACCTCCCCGCCGAGGTCCCCGTCCCCTTCGCCCTCGACGTCGTCCACCGCGACGAGCACATCGTCGTCGTGGACAAGCCGCACTTCCTGGCGACGATGCCCCGCGGCAGCCACGTCACGCAGACGGCACTCGCCCGGCTCCGCACGGACCTCGGCATCCCGACGCTCGGCGCCGCCCACCGCCTGGACCGGCTGACCGCCGGGCTGCTCCTGTTCACGGTGCGGCCCGAGGAACGCGGCGCGTACCAGACGCTGTTCCGGGACCGCCGCGTGCGCAAGGAGTACGAGGCCGTGGCCCCGTACGACCCCGACGTCGCGCTGCCCCGCACCGTCCGCAGCCACATCGTGAAGGAGCCCGGGATCATCGCCGCGTACGAGGTGGGGGGCGCCGAGCCCAACAGCGAGAGCCGGATCGAACTCGTCGAGCACCGCGCCGGCCTCGGCCGCTACCGCCTGACCCCGCACACCGGCCGCACCCACCAACTCCGCGTCCACATGAACGCGTTGGGCCTGCCGATCCTCGGCGACCCCCTCTATCCGGTGGTGGCCGGGCCCGTGCCGCCGGGCGATTTCCGGCGGCCCCTGCAACTCCTGGCGCGCGTCCTGGAGTTCACGGACCCGGTCACGGGCGCCGCCCACCGCTTCACCAGCGGACGCACCCTGGAGGCCTGGGAGGCGTACGACACCTGGGCGCGGCAGTAG